One genomic window of Verrucomicrobiia bacterium includes the following:
- a CDS encoding cytochrome c oxidase subunit II, whose translation MMESFYNLLGLPQLASESGRGVDDLIVYIHFLMIALFVGWLCYFAYALFRFHQSRSPKADPVGVRSHVTNYIELLVAGVEAGLLVLVAVPVWAKAVKQFPSTEDSTVIQVVGQQFAWNARYPGPDGVIGRQDMSFVAGDNAFGIDPNDPAGKDDVQVLNEMHVPVNRPVIAYVSSKDVIHSFKIPAMRAAQDANPGMRVPMWFKPVQVGRFQVYCAQLCGNGHASMAQGFIVVDTQEDYDKWLASKVGAATSFE comes from the coding sequence ATGATGGAGTCCTTTTACAATCTGCTCGGTCTGCCGCAGCTCGCATCTGAAAGCGGGCGGGGCGTGGATGACCTGATCGTTTATATCCACTTCCTCATGATCGCGCTCTTCGTCGGGTGGCTGTGCTACTTTGCCTACGCGCTCTTTCGCTTCCATCAATCCCGGTCACCAAAAGCCGATCCCGTCGGTGTGCGCAGCCATGTCACCAATTACATCGAGCTTCTCGTGGCTGGCGTAGAGGCCGGCCTGCTCGTGCTTGTCGCCGTTCCTGTCTGGGCAAAGGCGGTCAAACAATTTCCCAGCACAGAAGACTCAACCGTCATCCAGGTGGTTGGACAACAGTTTGCATGGAACGCGAGGTACCCCGGTCCTGACGGCGTGATCGGAAGACAGGATATGAGTTTCGTCGCAGGCGACAATGCCTTCGGCATTGATCCCAATGATCCCGCGGGCAAGGACGATGTGCAGGTGTTGAATGAGATGCACGTGCCAGTGAACCGGCCCGTTATCGCTTACGTCAGCTCCAAGGATGTCATCCACTCATTCAAGATTCCCGCCATGCGTGCTGCGCAGGACGCGAACCCGGGGATGCGTGTTCCGATGTGGTTCAAGCCGGTGCAGGTCGGACGTTTCCAGGTTTATTGCGCCCAATTGTGCGGCAACGGCCATGCCAGCATGGCTCAAGGGTTTATTGTCGTGGACACCCAGGAAGACTATGACAAGTGGCTCGCCTCCAAGGTCGGCGCTGCCACCAGTTTTGAGTAA
- a CDS encoding SCO family protein has translation MTSPSRRFSTAAIVGLLLVALTVTLIVFLQLRLRAGPPLPKIAQVVNFTLTNQFGSAVSLADLRGEVWVADIIFTRCPGPCARMTRQMKELETALPRGSGTRLVSLTTDPDFDSPEILRQYAERFGADSNRWMFLTGSKTEIARAAIDGLKLTAIEKAPEERESVDDLFIHSTIFVVVDRHGVLRGVFETGDVEWSVSKQRLLDAVRKLERER, from the coding sequence GTGACATCTCCATCGCGTCGATTTTCAACGGCAGCCATTGTCGGGCTCCTGCTGGTTGCATTGACGGTGACGTTGATCGTGTTCCTTCAGTTGCGATTGCGTGCAGGCCCACCGCTTCCGAAGATTGCGCAGGTTGTTAATTTCACCCTCACAAACCAGTTTGGCTCCGCAGTATCGCTCGCGGACCTCCGAGGCGAAGTTTGGGTTGCCGACATCATTTTCACCCGTTGTCCGGGGCCCTGTGCGCGCATGACGCGGCAGATGAAGGAACTCGAAACTGCGCTGCCAAGGGGGAGCGGAACACGGCTGGTTTCGCTGACGACCGATCCCGATTTTGATTCTCCTGAAATCCTCAGGCAATACGCGGAGCGCTTTGGGGCTGATTCGAACCGCTGGATGTTTCTGACGGGCAGCAAGACTGAGATTGCCCGGGCTGCAATTGATGGATTGAAGCTGACCGCCATCGAGAAAGCGCCGGAGGAGCGCGAGTCAGTGGATGACCTCTTCATTCACAGCACCATCTTCGTGGTGGTCGATCGCCACGGAGTGTTGCGCGGTGTGTTTGAAACGGGGGATGTGGAATGGAGCGTTTCAAAGCAGAGGCTTCTCGATGCCGTGAGGAAGCTGGAGCGGGAGCGATGA
- a CDS encoding DUF420 domain-containing protein has product MNPADLPALNAVLNGCSATLLVIGYRMIRQGKQAAHRNVMVAACVSSLLFLVGYVTYHVWMQQTHGTAHTSFRNPAWFRPYYLFILFTHLVAAMVIGPFVLLTLYRAFAGQFEKHKKIARWTWPLWMYVSVTGVVIYLLLYQLFPQG; this is encoded by the coding sequence ATGAATCCCGCAGACCTTCCGGCGTTGAACGCGGTGTTGAACGGTTGTAGCGCAACCCTGCTGGTGATTGGATATCGGATGATACGGCAGGGAAAACAGGCGGCTCATCGAAACGTGATGGTTGCCGCGTGCGTGTCGTCGCTGCTCTTTCTGGTTGGGTATGTGACGTACCACGTGTGGATGCAACAGACGCACGGCACGGCGCACACGAGCTTTAGGAATCCGGCATGGTTCCGGCCGTATTACCTATTCATCCTTTTCACGCACCTGGTGGCGGCAATGGTGATCGGACCGTTCGTTCTGCTCACGCTGTATCGGGCGTTCGCCGGACAATTCGAAAAGCATAAGAAAATCGCGCGCTGGACCTGGCCGCTGTGGATGTATGTTTCCGTGACGGGCGTCGTGATTTACCTGCTGCTCTATCAATTGTTCCCGCAGGGCTGA
- a CDS encoding UvrB/UvrC motif-containing protein, whose protein sequence is MDLDISHLLEHWDYKPGQVVVRRFKGRDGIEKIQLRVDLGLLQMNAEGRPDGKQPFGFGSLFEFYESKLEKHVSENDGSADGFKLKAEECSKLQLESLQYHHRYICMLQLGDYESVMRDTDRNLSLFEFVSKFAESEDVAWSLKQFQPQLLMIQTRAQAMQSLEAGDYPTAISQVEEGVERIRAFFRDQVRPELIEQSGEIQSLEAWLAEIRDNRPLSAREKLELALGDAVKREDYEQAAQYRDALRTLESQEKSSP, encoded by the coding sequence ATGGACCTCGATATCTCGCATCTTCTCGAGCACTGGGACTACAAACCGGGCCAAGTGGTTGTTCGGAGGTTCAAGGGCCGGGATGGAATTGAAAAGATTCAACTGCGCGTCGACCTCGGTTTGCTGCAGATGAACGCGGAGGGGCGCCCTGACGGTAAGCAGCCATTTGGCTTTGGTTCACTGTTCGAGTTTTATGAATCGAAACTCGAAAAGCATGTGTCCGAAAACGATGGTTCCGCCGATGGCTTCAAGCTCAAGGCGGAAGAATGTTCAAAGCTGCAATTGGAATCACTGCAGTATCATCACCGTTACATCTGCATGCTCCAACTCGGCGATTACGAAAGCGTCATGCGCGACACAGATCGCAACCTTTCGCTTTTCGAATTCGTCAGCAAGTTCGCGGAATCCGAAGATGTCGCCTGGTCACTCAAGCAATTCCAGCCCCAGTTGCTCATGATCCAGACCCGCGCCCAGGCGATGCAGTCGTTGGAGGCGGGAGATTATCCGACGGCGATCAGCCAGGTGGAAGAAGGTGTTGAACGGATCCGCGCCTTCTTTCGCGACCAGGTGCGTCCCGAACTCATTGAACAAAGCGGCGAGATTCAGTCCTTGGAGGCGTGGCTCGCGGAAATCCGGGATAATCGCCCCTTGTCTGCGCGCGAAAAGCTGGAACTGGCGCTTGGAGATGCAGTGAAGCGGGAGGATTACGAGCAGGCAGCGCAATATCGCGACGCGTTGCGTACGCTGGAGTCACAGGAAAAATCCTCCCCCTGA
- a CDS encoding L-histidine N(alpha)-methyltransferase, producing MTRAVSVLIHESQFPSRLRTELLESFRTQKVNHKFLYDSVRQTSRWQAVHEACSPAHNDPEIRAVYDRGFEYAATRLLASQVELVALGCGGGHKDARFLQVLRRSNKAIACFPCDVSTPMVLTARETILNAVPSIHCSPVVCDLASVQDSAELFPRPSSCETRRFVTFFGMIPNFEPSVILPRLAAMLSRDDLLLFSANLAPGPDYAEGLRRVLPQYDNAPTREWLFGFLYDHGVEPHDGELRFSVVEPDGNGLKRIEATFSFQRACSIRVEGESFSFSPGDAFRLFFSYRYTPGLLETELQKHGLIVRERWVAHSGEEGVFLVVRD from the coding sequence ATGACACGCGCCGTTTCGGTTCTCATTCACGAAAGCCAGTTTCCGAGCCGCCTGCGAACCGAGTTGCTGGAATCGTTTCGCACCCAAAAAGTTAACCACAAGTTCCTCTACGATAGCGTCCGCCAGACATCGCGCTGGCAGGCTGTGCACGAGGCGTGTTCTCCCGCGCATAACGATCCGGAAATTCGAGCGGTTTACGATCGCGGCTTTGAATACGCAGCAACCCGGCTGTTGGCATCCCAGGTTGAATTGGTCGCCCTGGGATGCGGCGGCGGGCATAAGGACGCACGGTTCCTTCAAGTGCTACGACGTTCCAACAAGGCCATCGCTTGTTTTCCTTGTGACGTCAGCACACCGATGGTCTTGACCGCAAGGGAGACAATCCTGAACGCCGTTCCAAGCATCCACTGCTCCCCTGTTGTGTGCGACCTTGCATCGGTGCAGGATTCCGCGGAACTGTTTCCACGACCTTCCAGTTGCGAAACCCGGCGGTTCGTGACGTTCTTCGGAATGATTCCCAACTTCGAACCCTCGGTCATTCTGCCCCGGCTGGCGGCAATGCTGTCGCGGGACGATCTCCTGCTTTTCAGCGCGAACCTGGCGCCGGGACCTGATTACGCGGAGGGTCTCAGACGGGTGCTGCCGCAGTATGACAATGCTCCCACGCGCGAATGGCTCTTCGGTTTCCTGTATGACCACGGTGTGGAACCGCATGACGGCGAACTGCGTTTCTCAGTCGTGGAACCTGACGGAAATGGATTGAAGCGCATTGAGGCAACGTTCTCTTTCCAACGCGCATGCTCGATCCGCGTTGAAGGTGAATCGTTTTCGTTCTCGCCCGGTGATGCATTCCGTTTGTTTTTCTCCTATCGATACACGCCGGGCCTGTTGGAAACTGAACTGCAAAAGCACGGCCTCATTGTGCGTGAACGCTGGGTTGCGCATTCAGGAGAGGAAGGCGTCTTTTTAGTGGTTCGCGATTAG
- a CDS encoding amphi-Trp domain-containing protein — protein MPAKPKSRKDRDLEKSISREEFVLKLRRLADALETGKPFVIQVGGERIRLPKDAVLSIEHEREKGAEELEFQVKWKRAAAAARTTRRDD, from the coding sequence ATGCCTGCGAAACCTAAAAGCCGGAAGGATCGGGATCTTGAAAAATCCATTTCTCGCGAAGAGTTCGTTCTCAAACTGCGCCGCCTGGCCGATGCGCTTGAAACCGGCAAGCCATTCGTCATTCAAGTCGGAGGAGAACGCATTCGCCTGCCCAAGGATGCCGTTCTCAGCATTGAGCATGAGCGGGAGAAAGGCGCCGAGGAATTGGAGTTCCAGGTGAAGTGGAAGCGGGCGGCTGCAGCCGCACGGACAACTCGCAGAGATGATTAA
- the pdeM gene encoding ligase-associated DNA damage response endonuclease PdeM produces MPERELEFQVAGENVLALAERALFWPRTRTLFVADVHFGKDATFRHALRWVPPGTTADDISRLSALVTEYGAERLVILGDTFHSEHAREEDTLRQLQQWRAQLDACVVLVKGNHDRRAAGVARTMGCDTVEEGHAMPPFFLHHHPLDEPAEGYALCGHVHPVVVTRGMARQRLRLRCFWIQKHQCVLPAFGGFTGGHTVTPSPDDRVILVAGGGVLEAKTRARG; encoded by the coding sequence ATGCCTGAGCGGGAACTGGAATTTCAAGTGGCAGGCGAAAACGTCCTGGCGTTGGCGGAACGCGCTCTCTTCTGGCCGCGCACACGCACCCTGTTCGTGGCCGATGTTCACTTTGGAAAAGACGCCACCTTCCGCCATGCGCTTCGGTGGGTGCCGCCTGGAACGACGGCGGACGACATCAGCAGGCTGAGCGCGTTGGTGACGGAGTATGGCGCTGAACGCCTCGTCATTCTCGGAGACACCTTTCACTCGGAACACGCGCGTGAGGAAGACACCCTTCGACAATTGCAGCAATGGCGCGCGCAGCTCGACGCATGCGTCGTTCTCGTGAAGGGGAATCACGATCGGCGCGCGGCCGGCGTGGCGCGGACGATGGGCTGCGACACGGTTGAAGAGGGCCATGCAATGCCGCCGTTTTTCCTGCATCATCATCCCCTCGATGAACCCGCAGAAGGGTACGCGCTTTGCGGGCATGTGCATCCCGTCGTGGTGACGCGCGGCATGGCAAGGCAGCGGTTGCGGCTTCGCTGTTTCTGGATCCAAAAGCATCAGTGTGTATTGCCCGCGTTTGGTGGGTTCACCGGCGGCCACACGGTGACGCCCTCCCCGGATGACCGGGTGATCCTGGTGGCGGGCGGCGGGGTGCTTGAAGCAAAGACGCGGGCGCGGGGTTGA
- a CDS encoding ligase-associated DNA damage response DEXH box helicase, whose amino-acid sequence MKSVPAEASIHAWFEKRGWSAFPFQHEVWERIGRGDSGLLHCTTGAGKTFAIWFAALLQGMRRDDRGGGMRVLWITPLRALAADTESALASSTAELWPHWKVARRTGDTSAHKRKKISERPPECLVTTPESATLLLSQPTFLHHFRSLQLIVVDEWHELLSTKRGVLTELALARLRTLAPTVRVWGLSATLGNLADAALALGGYDGEGNARPMALVQGGPVKRTSIKTLLPPAVERYPWGGHLGLHLLNGVTELLRRHTTSIVFTNTRSQAELWFQGLAQAMPDWEGKLGLHHGSLSNEVRADAEDGLRTGRLRAVVATSSLDLGVDFAPVDAVLQVGSPKGVSRLLQRAGRSGHRPGAESIIYCVPANTLELVEIAAARDLAIAGSLEGRPPLRAPLDVLVQHLATVGAGGMDEAGGFDENALLAEARTTLAYHSLTDAEWSWALDFTARGGQSLKAYPQFARLTHENGRFMMRDERLAREHRMNIGTITSDASIQVQFVRGARLGSVEESFLAKMKRGDRFLFAGRNLELVRVRDMRAHVRLARKGPRGVPRWMGGRLPLSTRLAEGMRTRLDAARRGIFDTPEMERLRGVLEIQSKLSAIPATDELLIEKFKSREGHHLFIYPFEGRLVHEGLGALFAYRLGRQHPTTFSLAFNDHGMELLSPDEADLERSLENGLLSDENLLEDILASINAGEMSRRQFREIARIAGLTHEGVGRSRKSTRQLMISSSLLYEVFQRYEPSNLLLHQASREVLENQLEQTRLRAALRKMSASRMRIVDLESPSPFAFPIFVERFRQELSLEELADRVARMELVIESAGETRPRRRREPAHA is encoded by the coding sequence GTGAAAAGTGTGCCCGCCGAAGCAAGCATCCACGCGTGGTTTGAAAAGCGCGGCTGGTCTGCTTTCCCCTTTCAGCACGAAGTTTGGGAGCGCATCGGCCGCGGAGACTCGGGTCTGCTCCATTGCACAACGGGCGCGGGAAAAACGTTCGCCATCTGGTTCGCCGCCCTGCTGCAGGGGATGCGCCGCGACGATCGCGGCGGCGGCATGCGCGTGCTCTGGATCACGCCGCTGCGCGCCCTTGCCGCAGACACTGAGTCTGCCCTCGCGTCATCGACTGCAGAACTGTGGCCGCACTGGAAGGTCGCCCGGCGCACCGGCGACACCTCGGCGCACAAGCGGAAGAAGATTTCAGAACGTCCGCCTGAATGCCTGGTCACCACTCCCGAAAGCGCAACGCTGCTCCTGAGCCAGCCCACTTTCCTGCATCACTTCCGTTCACTTCAATTGATCGTAGTTGATGAATGGCATGAATTGCTTTCGACGAAGCGCGGAGTTCTCACAGAGCTCGCGCTGGCGCGGCTGCGGACGCTGGCTCCGACGGTGCGCGTTTGGGGCTTGTCGGCGACACTTGGCAATCTGGCGGATGCGGCACTGGCGCTCGGTGGTTACGATGGCGAAGGCAATGCCCGTCCAATGGCGCTCGTCCAGGGCGGCCCCGTGAAACGCACTTCCATCAAGACATTGCTGCCGCCCGCGGTGGAACGCTACCCGTGGGGCGGGCACCTCGGATTGCACCTGCTGAACGGCGTGACGGAGTTGTTGCGCAGGCATACGACCAGCATCGTATTCACCAACACGCGATCGCAGGCCGAGCTGTGGTTCCAGGGCCTGGCGCAGGCGATGCCTGATTGGGAAGGCAAGCTGGGGTTGCACCACGGCTCGCTGTCGAATGAAGTGCGGGCCGATGCCGAGGACGGGCTGCGCACAGGGCGCCTGCGAGCCGTTGTTGCGACGTCCAGCCTCGACCTTGGGGTTGATTTCGCGCCCGTGGACGCGGTGCTTCAAGTCGGCAGTCCCAAAGGCGTTTCCCGGTTGCTGCAGCGAGCGGGACGCAGCGGACATCGGCCCGGCGCCGAGAGCATCATCTATTGCGTTCCAGCCAACACCCTCGAACTCGTCGAGATTGCGGCGGCGCGCGACCTCGCCATTGCGGGTAGCCTTGAAGGACGTCCGCCCTTGCGCGCACCGCTCGATGTCCTTGTTCAGCATCTCGCCACCGTGGGCGCCGGAGGAATGGATGAGGCTGGCGGTTTTGATGAGAACGCGCTGCTCGCTGAAGCGCGGACCACCCTCGCTTACCACAGCTTGACTGATGCGGAATGGAGCTGGGCCTTGGATTTCACCGCGCGCGGCGGGCAGTCATTGAAGGCCTACCCTCAATTCGCGCGGCTTACTCATGAGAACGGCCGCTTCATGATGCGGGACGAACGGCTGGCGCGGGAACATCGCATGAACATTGGCACGATCACGAGCGATGCCTCGATCCAGGTTCAATTTGTTCGCGGGGCGCGGCTGGGTTCGGTTGAGGAATCTTTTCTGGCGAAGATGAAACGCGGCGATCGGTTTCTTTTTGCGGGGCGCAACCTCGAACTCGTTCGCGTGCGGGACATGCGCGCCCACGTGCGGCTTGCCCGCAAGGGACCGCGCGGCGTGCCTCGATGGATGGGCGGGCGCCTGCCGCTCTCAACGCGCCTCGCGGAAGGGATGCGAACCCGGCTCGACGCGGCGCGGCGCGGGATTTTCGACACGCCTGAGATGGAGCGCTTGCGGGGCGTTCTGGAAATCCAGTCGAAACTCTCGGCCATTCCAGCCACAGACGAACTGCTCATCGAGAAGTTCAAGAGCCGCGAGGGACATCACCTCTTCATCTATCCATTCGAAGGACGTTTGGTTCATGAGGGGCTGGGCGCGTTGTTTGCCTACCGCCTGGGACGGCAGCATCCCACCACCTTTTCACTGGCATTCAACGATCACGGGATGGAACTGCTTTCGCCAGACGAAGCGGATTTGGAGCGCTCCCTTGAAAACGGATTGTTGAGTGATGAGAACCTGCTCGAAGATATTCTCGCCAGCATCAATGCAGGCGAAATGAGCCGCCGACAATTCAGGGAGATTGCACGAATCGCCGGGCTCACGCACGAAGGCGTGGGGCGCTCGCGCAAATCCACCCGGCAGCTGATGATCTCCTCATCCCTGTTGTATGAGGTCTTTCAGCGGTATGAACCGTCCAATCTCCTGTTGCATCAGGCGTCGCGCGAGGTGCTGGAAAATCAACTGGAACAAACCCGGTTGCGGGCTGCGCTCCGGAAAATGAGCGCGAGCCGCATGCGAATCGTTGACCTTGAGTCGCCGTCGCCGTTCGCGTTCCCGATTTTCGTCGAACGTTTTCGCCAGGAACTCAGCCTTGAGGAGCTCGCCGATCGCGTCGCGCGAATGGAGCTCGTGATCGAGAGCGCGGGTGAAACAAGGCCGCGCAGGCGCCGGGAACCCGCCCATGCCTGA
- a CDS encoding DUF5069 domain-containing protein → MALPNPTIIPGLRSPFDQIDGIVYFGRMIDKIRLAAAGKLPPDWQAARGTSMSTSFDSRCCRFLQIDYAKLEIETLKGGSDEELLDWAFKNGRRPSEEEIEIWNAFMIKRGWRDAGTQRLNERLAELGLPPGTVQTMFEFIDLDEGRLKLPQ, encoded by the coding sequence ATGGCACTCCCAAATCCGACGATCATTCCAGGGCTGCGCAGCCCTTTCGATCAAATTGACGGCATTGTTTATTTCGGCCGAATGATCGATAAGATCAGGCTCGCGGCCGCAGGCAAACTCCCACCCGACTGGCAGGCCGCCCGCGGCACCTCGATGTCAACGAGTTTCGACTCGCGCTGCTGCCGGTTCCTTCAGATCGATTACGCGAAGTTGGAAATCGAAACACTCAAGGGCGGAAGCGATGAAGAACTCCTCGATTGGGCATTCAAGAACGGACGCAGGCCCAGTGAGGAAGAGATCGAGATATGGAATGCGTTCATGATCAAGCGGGGCTGGCGCGATGCGGGAACGCAACGCTTGAATGAGCGGCTCGCCGAATTGGGCCTTCCTCCGGGAACTGTTCAAACGATGTTCGAGTTCATCGATTTGGACGAAGGCCGGCTGAAGCTTCCCCAATAG
- a CDS encoding DEAD/DEAH box helicase has protein sequence MPFTNLGLDANILRAVTEAGYVEPTPIQVAAIPPIIGGHDLIGIAQTGTGKTAAFTLPILTKLANSSTNQHRATRVLIIAPTRELVVQIEENVKAYSKYLPLTVATVYGGVGEHPQIKALRAGTDIIIATPGRLIDLMGQRCANFSQLRHLVLDEADRMLDMGFLPSIRRIVQQLPNKRQTLLFSATLSREIEALTHDFQRSPKTIQIGRRANPAETVTQLVYEVPKHLKTSLLLHLLAEPEMNMVLVFSRMKHSADRLARQLEQKGIRTATLHSNRSQNQRLRALKDFKSGAVRVLVATDIAARGIDVDGISHVVNYDFPMHPEDYVHRIGRTGRAHAVGDAISFVTPEDHAELRSLERFIGRGLVRKRAEGFNYGVQPPQGERPATEHAQGNRASHSSRSGHQPHRGPAGSGSQRSWTPHRRRR, from the coding sequence ATGCCTTTCACGAATTTAGGTTTGGATGCGAACATTTTGCGGGCGGTGACGGAAGCGGGTTACGTTGAACCCACGCCCATCCAAGTCGCCGCCATTCCCCCGATCATTGGCGGCCACGATCTCATCGGCATCGCGCAAACGGGCACCGGAAAAACCGCAGCGTTCACGCTGCCTATTCTCACGAAGCTCGCCAATTCGAGCACAAATCAGCATCGCGCGACACGCGTCCTGATCATCGCCCCCACGCGCGAACTCGTCGTGCAAATTGAGGAGAACGTAAAGGCGTACTCCAAGTATCTGCCCCTGACCGTGGCCACCGTGTATGGCGGCGTTGGGGAACACCCGCAGATCAAGGCGCTGCGCGCTGGGACGGACATCATCATTGCCACTCCCGGAAGGCTGATCGACCTGATGGGCCAGCGCTGCGCAAATTTCTCGCAATTGCGGCACCTTGTGCTCGATGAAGCCGACCGCATGCTCGACATGGGATTCTTGCCATCCATTCGCCGGATCGTGCAACAGTTGCCCAACAAACGACAGACCCTGCTCTTCTCAGCCACATTGTCGCGGGAGATCGAGGCCTTGACCCACGATTTCCAGCGCTCGCCGAAAACAATCCAGATCGGCCGTCGCGCCAATCCTGCCGAAACGGTGACGCAGTTGGTGTATGAAGTGCCGAAACATCTGAAGACGAGTCTGCTTCTCCATTTGCTGGCGGAGCCGGAGATGAACATGGTGCTCGTTTTCTCGCGGATGAAACACAGTGCTGACCGGCTGGCGCGGCAACTGGAACAAAAGGGGATCCGGACCGCGACCCTGCATTCCAACCGTTCACAGAATCAACGGCTGCGCGCTTTGAAGGACTTCAAATCAGGCGCGGTCCGGGTGCTTGTCGCGACCGATATCGCCGCGCGCGGCATTGACGTGGACGGCATTTCGCATGTGGTGAATTACGATTTCCCGATGCATCCCGAAGACTATGTGCATCGCATTGGACGCACTGGCCGCGCGCATGCCGTGGGCGATGCGATCAGCTTCGTCACACCCGAAGACCATGCCGAGTTGCGGTCGCTCGAGCGGTTCATCGGCCGCGGCCTTGTGCGCAAGCGCGCGGAAGGTTTCAACTACGGGGTTCAACCCCCGCAAGGCGAGCGCCCTGCAACTGAGCACGCGCAGGGCAATCGAGCTTCCCACTCCAGCCGATCAGGACACCAGCCGCATCGAGGACCCGCGGGATCAGGATCACAGCGTTCGTGGACGCCACATCGAAGACGCCGCTGA